In the Streptomyces sp. NBC_01276 genome, GTGGTGCGGAAGAGCGCGGCCCGCTCGTGCGGGCCGTCCGGGATCCGCTGCTCTCGCGTCCCGAGCGCCTGGAGGAAGCCGGCCAGTACGGCGGCGGGGTCGGCGGGGTCCCCCGAGGTACCGCGCAGGCTCGCGTACAGCTGCCCGTCCGGGTAGTGGTCGCGCAGTCGTTGGGCGACGTGGACGGTGAGCGCGCTCTTGCCGACTCCCGCGGTGCCGGTGACCGTGGCGATGGCGGGAGCGAGGGGTTGCGGCGTCGTCAGGGTGTCGATGAGCTCCCGTACCGCCTCGGTGCGGCCGACGAGATGGTCCGGGGGGAAGGGGAGCTGGGCAGGTCTGGGGAGGTCGGCGCCCGCGCCGTCCGGGCGGACGGGGGGCTCGTGGGGTGCGGAGGGGCCGTCGGCGGCGGAGGTGTCACCGGCGGCGGAGGGCTCACCGGGTGCGGAGTGTTCGCCGGCGGCGGGCGGTGTGCGGGGGCTCCGGTGGGGGCGGGTGTGCCGCTCGTCCCGCTGGTCCTGGTGGTCCTGCGCCGTCGGGGCGTTGCGGCCGCTGCGGGCCAGCGCGAGCCCGGCGAGTTCCCGCAGCCGGCCGTGGAGGGGGTGTTCCGCGCAGAGCCTGGTCAGTTCGGGGACGAGGCGGGCGTGGCGCCCCAGTCGCAGGTCGAGCTCGATGCGTTCCAGCAGCACCGACAGCCGCAGTTCCGACAGGCGTTCACGGTGGATCGCGGCGTAGGGGCCCGGTAGTCCGGCGAGCGGGGCCCCCCGCCACAGGCCGAGCGCCCGGGCCAGCAGGTCGGCCGCCTCGCCGGTGTCCTGCGCGGCCGCGCGGGCGCGGGCCTTGGCGACCAGCCGGTCGAACACGTCGAGGTCCAGTGTGCCGGGGGCGGTGTGCAGGAGGTATCCCTGGCCGTGCGTCGCGATCCGGGGGCCGAGCGGGCGCCGGAGCCGGTAGACGTGTGACCTGACGGTGCCCACCGCCGTGCGCGGTGGCTCCTCGCCCCAGAGCCCGTCGACGATCTCGTCGAGGTCCACGATGTCGTTGCGCCGCAGGAGGAGCATCGCGAGCAGCGCCCGCTGCTGCGGCGATCCGAGGGGGAGCGGTGCGTCGCCGTGACGGACGTGGACCGCCCCGAGCACGGAGAAGAACGGTTCGCACTCAGTGCTCGTCACGGTGGGCTCCCTCCTGGGGCGGGAGTGTCCGTTCGTCCGTGGGGGCCGGGAGGGTGTGGGGGGCCGGAACCGGTCCGGTGGGGATGTGGGCGGCGATCGTGCGCACGCGTCACCTCCGTTGAAGAGCAGGTGGGGTTGCGATGGCCCGGCGGGCCGGTCGGGGGAACCGGACCGCCGGGCCTGGAACGACCTTGCCAGGCGGTCCGGTGACATGACTGCACTCTCGAAGGATCATGTGAATGCCATGCACCAATAGGAGGCATGGAGTGGGTGGGGGCACCTGTGCCCGGCCGGATCGCGCCGACGGGGGCCACTGGGGGATGTTCCGGGCGGCGGCGCACCCGCGGGCGGGAGGGCGTGACGAATCTCCGGAGCGCGTCACGAAACTCGCGGCGGCGGTCGGCGCCGGTGCTCAGGGCCGGGCCTGCGGGCGGTAGGTGCCCGCGGCGGGAGTGTCCAGTACCCCCGCGTCCACCAGGGCCTCGGCGGTGAGGGCGGCGTCGGTGAGACCGGTGCCCAGCACGGCCGCGAGGTCTCCGACGGACGTCGGGCCGGGTCCGGAGCGGGCGAGCAGGAGGGCGGCGCGCGCCAGTTCGGGCGGCAGGTGCTCCTGGCCCGCAACGGCACCGTCCGGGGCGCGGGTTCCTTCGCCGGGGTCCGTCCGCGCGGCCCGCGGCCGGGCGGCGTCGAGGTCGACGTACGCCGCACCGGGCAGGCCCAGGGCACGGGAGCGGGTGGTGACGAGGACGGCGTTGCCGGGTGCGCCGGGCAGCAGGGGCGTCACCTGTGCGGCGTCCCGGGCACCGTCGAGGACGACCAGGACGCGCCGTACCGCGAGGGCCGACCGGTAGAGCGCGGCCCGCTGCTCCGGATCGTCGGGAACCCTCGCCGCGGGAATCCCGAGGGTGCGCAGGAGGTCCGCCAGGAGGGGGCCGGGGCCGGCCGGGACGGGGGCCCGGGTGTGCGGGGCGTGCGGGGTGACCGGGGTGACCGGGGTGACCGGGGTGCGCAGGTCGACGAAGAGCGGGCCGTCGGGGAAACGGTGGGCGATGGTGTCCGCGATCCGCACGGCCAGGGCCCGCTTGCCCGACCCGGCGGGGCCGGTGAGCACCAGGACGGGGACGGCCGCGCGGCCCGCCGTGCCGGTGAGCACGCGTTCCGCCGCGTCGAGGGCGCGTTCCTCGGCGTGGGCGCGTTCCTCCGCCAGGGCGCGTTCCGCCTCGTCCGCGGGCGTTCCCGCCCCAAGCGGGCGGGCCGGGGCCACGGGCCGGGTCTGGAGGAGCGGCTTGGGCGCGTCGGTGAGCAGGCGGGCGTGGAGGGCCGTCAGTTCCGGGCACGGGGTCACGCCGAGTTCCTCGGCCAGGATCCGGTGCGTGTCGGCGAACACGGTGAAGGCCTCCGCCTGCCGGCCGCAGCCGTGCAGGGCCCGCATGAGCAGGGCCCGCAGTTCCTCGTCGAGCGGGAACTCGGCGGTGAGCGCCGTCAGTTCGGGAATCACGGTGTGGTGCAGGCCGAGGCGCAGGGCGCAGACGATGTGCCGCTTGCGGGCGGTCGTGCGCAGGGCGGCGAGCCGGGTGCGTTCCGCTTCCGCGAACGGGCCGGGTACGCCGGCCAGGGCCTCCCCCGACCACAGGGCCAGGGCGCCGGCCAGCAGGGCGTGTTCGGCGGCGGTGTCGCCGCGTTCGCGGGCCTGCCGGGCGGCCTCGGCCCGCTGCTCGAACCGCCAGGCGTCGACCGATTCCGGCGGGGTGTGCAGCGTGTATCCGTGCTCGTCGCCGCGCAGGATCCGGGCCGGTCCCCGGGCGGTGCGGCCGGGTTCGAGCAGGGTGCGCAGCCCCCACAGGTGGGTGCGCAGGTTCCCGGCCGCGCTGGCCGGGGCGTCGTCCCCCCAGACGGCGGCGACGAGCCCGGCCACCGTGACCGGGCGGCGCCGCCGTAACAGGAGGACGCTCAGGACCGCCTGCCGGCGCGGCGGGCCGGGGCGGACCGCCGGAGCGCCGGGCAGGCCCACCCGGACCGGTCCGAGCAGCCGGAAGAGGGGGGTGTGGTCACCGTCGGGCGCGCCGTCGGCCCCGTCCCCTGCCCGCATCCGGACTCCTCGGCGGTGTCGAGCGATCTGACTGCGTGGCGGCTGCCCGCCCGGACCGGGTCCGGGCGGGCGACTGTCATTCGTTGTTCACGAAGACGGTAACGCCCCACGCGTCCTGCGAGCCGATGACCGCGATCAGGCGGCCGTCGCTCAGGCCCACTTCGTAGCGCCACTTCCCGTTGTCCTGGCAGTAGGCGTTCGGCGCCCCGACCCTGACCACGGTCTGAATGTCGTCCCAGGAGACCCTGCGCTCCGCCATCCGCTGCCGCATGTGCTGTGACGCCCCCCGGAGGCTGGTCGGAGCGGTTCCGCCGCAATCCGTCGGCTCCTTGACCGGGGGGCAGCCCTGGCCGTCGTCGCGGCAGCGCATCGGCGAGATCGGCGAGTCCAGCAGGTCCGCGAGCTGGACCGTCGTCGCGGTCTGGGTCCGGGCCTGGACCGGGGCGGGTGTCGCCGCCTGGGCCGGGACCGCGGTGAGCGCCGCCGCGGAGGCGGCGAGGGCGACCAGCGCGAGCCGGAAGCGCTGCGAGTTGATCATGGGGGGCTTCTTCCCTTGTTCCGTCACGTGTGCGGCCCCGCGGCCGCCTGGAACGAATGTCGGCGGTGGCCGTCCACGCGTGATGAGCGGGCGGTCGGTCCTGTGATCACCGGCGATGGGCGTCCGTCCATCGCACGAGGACCGGCCCGCCGCACAGTGGTGGCCATGAACGACGAACCGACCGTCCACCACCGGGAACCGCCGGCGGACGGCGGAGCGGATTCCGGGAGGAGGAAGCGATGAATCTGGAACAGATGTACGCCTTCTGTCTGGCCGACCCGGTGTTCTTCGACGTGCCGCAGCGCCTTGCGGACGAGGACGAACGCTGGACGCCGCCGCAGGTGGGCGACGCCACCGTGGTGCAGGACGACGCGGACGTATGGGTGCGGGTGTTCTTCGGCAGGCCCCTGCCGAACCAGGGCTGGAAGATCCACGTATCGGCCGATGTCCCGGCCGCCCAGGAGGTCCTGGACAGGGCCGCCGCCGTCTGCGCCGCCCACCGCGTCGCCTTCAAGTACCTGCGCAGCGGCCGGCTCCTCTCGGCGTTCAACTCCAAGTACGCCCACCGCGGTTCCTCGGGGAAGTTCATCGCCGTCTACCCGGCGGACGAGGCGGAGCTGAAGACGCTGCTGGACGACCTCACGGACGCCCTGGACGGGCAGCGGGGCCCGTACATCCTGTCCGACCTGCGCTGGAGCGAGCGCAGCCCGGTGTTCCTGCGGTACGGGGCGTTCGCCGCGATGTGGGCCGACGACGGGGGCGACGCTCCGGTGCTGGCGATCGTCCGGCCGGACGGTACGCCGGTGGTCGATCCGCGGACGGCGGCGTTCACCCCGCCGCAGTGGGCCCCGATGCCCGGCTTCGTCCGTGAGCGCATCGAACGGTTCAGCGTGATCAGCCGCGTCGACCTGCCCTACGAGATCGTGCGGCCGCTGCACTTCTCCAACGGGGGCGGGGTCTACCTGGCCAAGGACACCGGCAGCGGCGACCTGGTGGTGCTGAAGGAGGCGCGGCCCCTGGCCGGGCTGGACGCGCGGGGTCTGGACGCCGTCGCCCGGCTGCGGCACGAGCACCGCATGCTCACCGCGCTGGCCGGGACCGGTCTCGTACCGCGTGTGCTGGGTTACGAGACCCACTGGGAGCACGACTTCCTCGTCCAGGAGTACATCGACGGCGACGCGCTGGCGAAGGCGGGCGTGCTGCGCCTGCCGCTGGTGCGACCGGGTGCGACACCGCAGACGTACGCGGAGTACACCGGCTGGGCGCTCGCGGTCCTCGACAAGGTCGCCGCGGCGGTCGCCGCCGTCCACCGGGCCGGGGTCGTCTTCGGCGATCTGCACCCGAACAACGTCATCGTGCGCCCCGACGACAGCGTCACCTTCATCGACCTGGAAGCCGCCCACCCCATCGGCGAGGAGCGCACCGGTCTGCTGGGCGCGCCGGGGTTCGCGGCGCCCGCCCACGTCACGGGCACCGACGTCGACGCCTACGGCCTGGCCGCCCTGCGCCTGGACCTGTTCGTCCCGCTGACGGCGCTGTCCGGCCCGGATCCGGCCAAGCCCGACCAGCTGGCACGGTGGGTCCACGAGCTCTTCCCCCTGCCGGCCGGCTACGCCCACCAAGCCGCCGCCGCCATGGCCGCGATCGCCGGGACCACCCCACCGGCACCACCGGGCCCAGGGGCTGTCGGCAGGGACTGGGAGGAGAACCGGGCGGGGCTCGTCGCGGCGCTCACCGCCTGCGCCACCCCCGACCGGGACGACCGGCTCTTCCCGGGCGATCCCGACGGGGCGCGGGAGGGCGGCGGGACCAACCTCTCCAACGGCGCGGCGGGCGTCCTGTACGCCCTGCACGCCACGGGCCACGCCGTCGACCCCGCGTGGACCGACTGGCTCACCGCCGCGACGCTGCGGGACATCGACCGTGCGCCCGTCGGCCTCTTCAACGGCTCCTGCGGGGTGGCCACCGTCCTCGACCTCCTGGGACGGCACGGGGAGGCCACCGAGATCCTGGGCCGGACACTCGACCGCTCCGGCGAACCGACGAGCCTCGGTCTGCTGACCGGACTGCCCGGCACGGGTCTGACCGCGCTCGGCTTCCATGCCCGGCGCGGGGACGGCGGCCACCTCGACCAGGCCCGTCGCATCGCGGAACGCATCGGGGCCGCCCTCGACCGCCCGGTCGTCAAGGACCCCGGCGCGGGCCTCATGACCGGGGCGGCCGGAGCCGCGCTGTTCCTCGTACGGCTCCACGAACGCACCGGCGAGCCCGGTTACCTCGACCTCGCCGAGACGGCACTGCGCCGCGACCTCGCGCGGTGCGTGGACGTCGACGGCTCCCTGCAGGTCGACGACGGCTGGCGGTCCGTGCTCTACCTCGGCACCGGATCCACCGGCATCGGACTCGCCCTGGCGGCCTTCCTGAAGCACCGCACCGGGGAGGGGCTCGCCGACGCCCTCGCCTCGATCCGGCTCGCGGCACGCGGCCAGTTCACCGTCTTCCCCGGTCTCTTCGACGGCCGCGCCGGACTGCTGTACTTCCTGACGGCCGTCGGCCACGGCGCCGACGACGACCTCGCGCTCCAGGGGCACCGGCGCGATCTGTGGCGGCACGCCGTGCCCCACGGCGACGGGCTCGCCTTCCCCGGCAGACACCTGGTCCGGCTGTCGATGGACCTCGCCACCGGATCGGCGGGAGTGCTCCTGGCGATGGACGGCGCCCACCGTCGCACCGACCATCTCCTGCCCCTGCTCGGCGGGCCGGCACCGGCCACCGCCGCCTGAAGCTTGCCGGGCCGATCCCGGTCCGGCGAAACCCCTACCGCCGGAAGGAGGTGAACGACATGTCCATCCTCAACCTCCAGCAGCTGGAGATCGCCGAGGAGGAGGGCGCCGCCCTGCTCGCCAGCGCCATCAGCTACGCGTGCCACGGCACGGCCGCCTGAGTCGTGTCCCGCCTCCGGCGGGAGCGCCCGGCCCGGCCGGCAAGGAACCTCCGCCCACGGAATCGAGGTGAACACCATGTCCATCCTCAGCCTCCAGCAACTGCAGGTCACGAACGCAGAAGGCGACCTGCTGCTCATGAGCAGCGCCAGCTTCGGATCCCAGTGCTGCACCACACCGGCCTTCCACTGAGCCACGGGGGACGTACCCGGCCACACGCACACGGAAAGGAGGTGAACACCATGTCCATCCTCAACCTCCAGCAGCTGGAGATCGCCGAGGAGGAAGGCGGCCTGCTCCTCATCAGCAGCGCCAGCTTCCAGTGCCACAACACCAGCTTCCACTAGGCGACGGGTGACACACCCGCCCGCCCACACCACCACGGAAAGAAGGAGACCATCATGTCGATCCTCAACCTCCAGCAGCTGGAG is a window encoding:
- a CDS encoding BTAD domain-containing putative transcriptional regulator, coding for MRAGDGADGAPDGDHTPLFRLLGPVRVGLPGAPAVRPGPPRRQAVLSVLLLRRRRPVTVAGLVAAVWGDDAPASAAGNLRTHLWGLRTLLEPGRTARGPARILRGDEHGYTLHTPPESVDAWRFEQRAEAARQARERGDTAAEHALLAGALALWSGEALAGVPGPFAEAERTRLAALRTTARKRHIVCALRLGLHHTVIPELTALTAEFPLDEELRALLMRALHGCGRQAEAFTVFADTHRILAEELGVTPCPELTALHARLLTDAPKPLLQTRPVAPARPLGAGTPADEAERALAEERAHAEERALDAAERVLTGTAGRAAVPVLVLTGPAGSGKRALAVRIADTIAHRFPDGPLFVDLRTPVTPVTPVTPHAPHTRAPVPAGPGPLLADLLRTLGIPAARVPDDPEQRAALYRSALAVRRVLVVLDGARDAAQVTPLLPGAPGNAVLVTTRSRALGLPGAAYVDLDAARPRAARTDPGEGTRAPDGAVAGQEHLPPELARAALLLARSGPGPTSVGDLAAVLGTGLTDAALTAEALVDAGVLDTPAAGTYRPQARP
- a CDS encoding class III lanthipeptide, which encodes MSILSLQQLQVTNAEGDLLLMSSASFGSQCCTTPAFH
- a CDS encoding class III lanthipeptide — its product is MSILNLQQLEIAEEEGAALLASAISYACHGTAA
- the lanKC gene encoding class III lanthionine synthetase LanKC; the encoded protein is MNLEQMYAFCLADPVFFDVPQRLADEDERWTPPQVGDATVVQDDADVWVRVFFGRPLPNQGWKIHVSADVPAAQEVLDRAAAVCAAHRVAFKYLRSGRLLSAFNSKYAHRGSSGKFIAVYPADEAELKTLLDDLTDALDGQRGPYILSDLRWSERSPVFLRYGAFAAMWADDGGDAPVLAIVRPDGTPVVDPRTAAFTPPQWAPMPGFVRERIERFSVISRVDLPYEIVRPLHFSNGGGVYLAKDTGSGDLVVLKEARPLAGLDARGLDAVARLRHEHRMLTALAGTGLVPRVLGYETHWEHDFLVQEYIDGDALAKAGVLRLPLVRPGATPQTYAEYTGWALAVLDKVAAAVAAVHRAGVVFGDLHPNNVIVRPDDSVTFIDLEAAHPIGEERTGLLGAPGFAAPAHVTGTDVDAYGLAALRLDLFVPLTALSGPDPAKPDQLARWVHELFPLPAGYAHQAAAAMAAIAGTTPPAPPGPGAVGRDWEENRAGLVAALTACATPDRDDRLFPGDPDGAREGGGTNLSNGAAGVLYALHATGHAVDPAWTDWLTAATLRDIDRAPVGLFNGSCGVATVLDLLGRHGEATEILGRTLDRSGEPTSLGLLTGLPGTGLTALGFHARRGDGGHLDQARRIAERIGAALDRPVVKDPGAGLMTGAAGAALFLVRLHERTGEPGYLDLAETALRRDLARCVDVDGSLQVDDGWRSVLYLGTGSTGIGLALAAFLKHRTGEGLADALASIRLAARGQFTVFPGLFDGRAGLLYFLTAVGHGADDDLALQGHRRDLWRHAVPHGDGLAFPGRHLVRLSMDLATGSAGVLLAMDGAHRRTDHLLPLLGGPAPATAA